ATTGCTATATGTCTTGGAATTGTTGGGATTAGTGCTGTTTTCAAGTTTCATGACATGGTAAACACCGAGGATGTGTATAGCTTGCATTCGTGGATTGGCATAGGCACCTTCTGCTTGTTTGGCTTGCAGTGGCTTTTTGGGTTGTTCACATTTACGGTTCCACAACCTTCAGATGCTAGggcaagcatgcttccatggcaTATATGTGGAGGTAGGGCACTCCTCTACATGGCCATTTGTGCAGCTCTAACTGGGTTGATGGAGAAATCTACATTCATGCAGGAGAAACATACTCGAGAAAATCATTTAATGAACTTCACTGGATTATTCATCCTCCTCTTTGGCATTTTCATCGATCTCTCAGTTGCTCTTGCTCGTTACGTgtgattaattatttaattatcattatcactttatcattaatattttttttgattTGTGCGTGAATTTTTGAATATTGATTCAAGGCTTGCATATATTTTGGATTGTTATTGTAATAGTAATATCAATAATGTTGTTTGTTTTCGCTCTTTTGCAAACGTAACAACATGTGTTGATTGAAGATAAATATTGAAACAATTAgcattttctaaaccttttaagGTATAATAAGATTAATCAGGCTACCCCCGATTGACTTGGTAtacatataattaaatattaaattactgaGTTAATAATTCAATGCCAATTACTCTgaggattaaaaaaattaattatatattttcataCTTAATTGATTTAGCCAAgctttcatttctcatttgtcgacaccatattttggccgatccccaaaatactttgaaaccgatccccggtgctaagtttcctcggagtagctaatcacgtttccgatccctctttggtaggcggtcacatttccgacctctcctcgcaaagacgtgaatcaatgataagtcctacgcatcccttgaaactcagccgatctctcaaatcatttaccgatccttcaAACCCGTTGCGGATTTAGGACTGTCAAGAATATTCCGATCCTGTTGATAAATggagtgaactagcactagatcttttcctaccggtttattgccgacctcctttccgaaagtttaagagctaaagttttggttcgattccgatcttaagtgttcgagttaaatttttggTCAAGTtacattcagcatttcttccctaccgatctcatgttcaaagtgctttccgatctctcatacttagattaataatca
The Hevea brasiliensis isolate MT/VB/25A 57/8 chromosome 18, ASM3005281v1, whole genome shotgun sequence genome window above contains:
- the LOC110636067 gene encoding probable transmembrane ascorbate ferrireductase 3, encoding MDTGVIYHYRRSASRLTIAAHLFGILAFILMLIWLLHYRGGIEYDSDNVDRVFNVHPFMMFCGFIFLVGEAMMVYKTVPASHSVQKFFHMILHLIAICLGIVGISAVFKFHDMVNTEDVYSLHSWIGIGTFCLFGLQWLFGLFTFTVPQPSDARASMLPWHICGGRALLYMAICAALTGLMEKSTFMQEKHTRENHLMNFTGLFILLFGIFIDLSVALARYV